The sequence TTTGCTTTTACTGCCGGACATCAAAGATGAAATGAAAATAGTATTTACTTATATGTATTATAAAAATGGAAAATTATATAATGTTGAAAATGAAGAAATGGAATTTTAGGAAGATCCAATTTCTCCTAATAAAAACATCACTAAGTGTTTAATGCAACAATGACAAAGATAAAATCGTGGATTTGGGATATCGCAGCTGATGAAAATGACAATCCTGTTATTGTTTATGCAAAATTTCCGGATAATAAAAATCATATTTATTCATACGCGAAATGGAACGGAGAAAAATGGATTCAGTGATTTAATAGATGCCGGACCTTGTTTCCTCAAACTCCAGAAGGTAAAAATGAATTTGGAAC is a genomic window of Ignavibacteriota bacterium containing:
- a CDS encoding BNR-4 repeat-containing protein: MTKIKSWIWDIAADENDNPVIVYAKFPDNKNHIYSYAKWNGEKWIQ